Proteins co-encoded in one Lysobacter solisilvae genomic window:
- the lipA gene encoding lipoyl synthase, protein MTDSSAKTIPLAVVATSTPGAATLEAGAKQLGGDKINRSPVQFADAPVLRKPSWIRVRIPSGNSVQQLKARLRENRLVTVCEEASCPNIHECFSHGTATFMILGEVCTRRCSFCDVAHGRPKPPDASEPLSLATTVADMGLKYVVVTSVDRDDLRDGGAQHFVDCIRAIREHSPKTKIETLTPDFRGKGRMDRALEIFAGGPPDVFNHNIETVPDLYTNVRPGADYQWSLTLLQRFKQQHPAVPTKSGIMLGLGETMEQVQATLRDLRAHDVDMVTIGQYLQPTPHHHPVMRYWTPDEFKELETFGYALGFSHVASGPLVRSSYHADRSAIEAGFAPA, encoded by the coding sequence ATGACCGACTCCTCCGCCAAGACCATCCCGCTCGCCGTGGTGGCGACATCGACTCCGGGAGCCGCGACCCTGGAGGCGGGCGCCAAGCAGCTGGGCGGCGACAAGATCAACCGCTCGCCGGTGCAGTTCGCCGACGCGCCCGTGCTGCGCAAGCCGTCGTGGATCCGCGTGCGCATCCCCTCGGGCAACTCCGTGCAGCAGCTCAAGGCCCGCCTGCGCGAGAACCGCCTGGTGACGGTGTGCGAGGAGGCGAGCTGCCCGAACATCCACGAGTGCTTCAGCCACGGCACCGCCACTTTCATGATCCTGGGCGAGGTCTGCACCCGCCGCTGCAGTTTCTGCGACGTCGCCCACGGCCGGCCGAAGCCGCCCGATGCCTCCGAACCGCTGAGCCTGGCGACCACCGTCGCCGACATGGGCCTGAAGTACGTCGTGGTGACCAGCGTCGACCGCGATGACCTGCGCGACGGCGGCGCACAGCATTTCGTCGACTGCATCCGGGCCATCCGCGAGCACAGCCCGAAGACGAAGATCGAGACGCTCACGCCCGATTTCCGCGGCAAGGGCCGAATGGACCGCGCGCTGGAGATCTTCGCCGGCGGCCCGCCGGACGTGTTCAACCACAACATCGAGACGGTGCCGGACCTCTACACCAACGTCCGTCCGGGCGCCGACTACCAGTGGTCGCTGACCCTGCTGCAGCGCTTCAAGCAGCAGCACCCGGCGGTGCCGACCAAGAGCGGCATCATGCTGGGCCTGGGCGAGACGATGGAGCAGGTGCAGGCCACCCTGCGCGACCTGCGCGCGCACGACGTCGACATGGTCACGATCGGCCAGTACCTGCAGCCGACGCCCCACCATCATCCGGTGATGCGTTACTGGACCCCCGACGAGTTCAAGGAACTGGAAACTTTCGGCTACGCCCTGGGCTTCAGTCACGTCGCGTCCGGGCCGCTGGTGCGCTCGTCCTACCATGCCGACCGCTCGGCGATCGAAGCCGGCTTCGCGCCGGCCTGA
- a CDS encoding carboxy terminal-processing peptidase — protein sequence MNTKTPRAVTVLIAALLATPVALLAADDARNTASLPTPPTSDTSLIKSGAGRALPSSATTDQTTAAKLAHGLLSDSRYAYRPRPLDDALSADMYKRYLEALDNGKQFFTAQDIARFDVHKTKFDDAIKSGKLDPAYAIFAVYRQHFEERVAYARSLLKQDIFQFTGADRFEYDREDAPWPADAAALDALWKQSVRNDWLRLKLAGKKPDDIRKTLDKRYLNMAKGVAELKGEDVFQTFLNSYANSIDPHTDYFTPRTADNFNMTMSLSLEGIGAVLQKQDDVVAIREIVPGGPAGKSAKLKPGDRVVAVGQGSSGLMEDVIGWRIDDVVAKIRGAKGTRVRLDVIPAEATLDSKPQRIVLVRDKVRLEDQAAKSEVISLPGTDGQPARRVGVIKLPGFYQDFEGRRRNDGDYASATRDVAKLLLKLRTEKVDGVVLDLRNNGGGSLTEAIELTGLFIDRGPVVQVRESGGKVSVEGDSDAGIAWEGPLAVLINRGSASASEIFAGAIQDYGRGLVIGETTFGKGTVQSLFDLDRWPANETARFGQVKVTIAQFFRVSGGSTQNKGVVPDIAYPVTVDASEFGESTYDNALPWTRIASVQHTRYGNFAPLLPKLEALHAQRVAKDKEFQWWREDVAEFRTERAKKSVSLNEAERRAERDRDDVKRKQRQEARKALGLAIDPLADESSDDGLAAGERDIAKDAAREKLAEQRPDPLLRESAAILADAVRLLNADRTLSAQVLPQAATPGHWAD from the coding sequence ATGAATACCAAGACTCCCCGCGCTGTCACTGTCCTGATCGCCGCCTTGCTGGCCACGCCCGTCGCGCTACTCGCCGCGGACGACGCCAGGAACACGGCCAGCCTGCCCACGCCGCCGACCAGTGACACCTCGCTGATCAAGTCGGGAGCCGGTCGCGCGTTGCCGAGTTCGGCGACCACCGACCAGACCACGGCCGCGAAACTGGCCCACGGCCTGCTGTCCGACAGCCGGTACGCGTACCGCCCGCGTCCGCTGGACGATGCGCTGTCGGCCGACATGTACAAGCGCTACCTCGAAGCGCTGGACAACGGCAAGCAGTTCTTCACCGCGCAGGACATCGCCCGGTTCGACGTCCACAAGACGAAGTTCGATGACGCGATCAAGAGCGGCAAGCTCGATCCGGCGTACGCGATCTTCGCCGTGTACCGCCAGCATTTCGAAGAGCGCGTCGCCTATGCGCGCAGCCTGCTCAAGCAGGACATCTTCCAGTTCACCGGTGCCGACCGCTTCGAGTACGACCGCGAGGACGCCCCGTGGCCGGCCGACGCCGCCGCGCTCGACGCGCTGTGGAAGCAGTCGGTCCGCAATGACTGGCTGCGCCTGAAGCTGGCCGGCAAGAAGCCCGACGACATCCGCAAGACGCTCGACAAGCGCTACCTCAACATGGCCAAGGGCGTGGCCGAGCTGAAGGGCGAGGACGTCTTCCAGACCTTCCTCAACAGCTACGCGAACTCGATCGACCCGCACACCGACTACTTCACGCCGCGCACGGCCGACAACTTCAACATGACGATGTCGCTGTCGCTGGAAGGCATCGGCGCGGTGCTGCAGAAGCAGGACGACGTCGTGGCGATCCGCGAGATCGTCCCCGGCGGTCCGGCCGGCAAGTCGGCCAAGCTCAAGCCCGGCGACCGCGTGGTCGCGGTCGGGCAGGGCTCCAGCGGCCTGATGGAGGACGTGATCGGCTGGCGCATCGACGATGTCGTGGCCAAGATCCGCGGCGCCAAGGGCACCCGCGTGCGTCTGGACGTGATCCCGGCCGAGGCCACGCTGGACAGCAAGCCGCAGCGCATCGTGCTGGTGCGCGACAAGGTGCGCCTGGAAGACCAGGCGGCCAAGTCCGAGGTCATCTCGCTCCCCGGCACCGACGGCCAGCCCGCGCGCCGCGTCGGCGTGATCAAGCTGCCCGGTTTCTACCAGGACTTCGAAGGCCGCCGCCGCAATGACGGCGACTACGCATCGGCCACCCGCGACGTCGCCAAGCTGCTGCTCAAGCTGCGCACGGAAAAGGTCGACGGCGTCGTGCTCGACCTGCGCAACAACGGCGGCGGTTCCCTGACCGAGGCGATCGAACTCACCGGCCTGTTCATCGACCGCGGTCCGGTCGTGCAGGTGCGCGAGTCCGGCGGCAAGGTCAGCGTCGAAGGCGACTCCGATGCCGGCATCGCCTGGGAAGGCCCGCTGGCGGTGCTGATCAACCGCGGTTCGGCCTCGGCCTCGGAGATCTTCGCCGGCGCCATCCAGGACTACGGCCGCGGCCTGGTGATCGGCGAGACCACCTTCGGCAAGGGCACCGTGCAGAGCCTGTTCGACCTGGACCGCTGGCCCGCCAACGAGACCGCGCGCTTCGGCCAGGTCAAGGTGACCATTGCCCAGTTCTTCCGCGTCAGCGGCGGCAGCACGCAGAACAAGGGCGTGGTGCCCGACATCGCCTACCCGGTGACCGTCGACGCCAGCGAATTCGGCGAAAGCACCTACGACAACGCCCTGCCGTGGACCCGTATCGCTTCCGTCCAGCACACCCGCTACGGCAACTTCGCCCCGCTGCTGCCCAAGCTGGAGGCCCTGCACGCCCAGCGCGTGGCCAAGGACAAGGAATTCCAGTGGTGGCGTGAGGACGTGGCCGAGTTCCGCACCGAGCGTGCGAAGAAGTCGGTCTCGCTCAACGAAGCCGAGCGCCGCGCCGAGCGCGACCGCGATGACGTCAAGCGCAAGCAGCGCCAGGAAGCCCGCAAGGCCCTGGGCCTGGCGATCGATCCGCTGGCCGACGAGAGCAGCGACGACGGCCTGGCCGCCGGCGAGCGCGACATCGCCAAGGACGCCGCCCGCGAGAAGCTCGCCGAGCAGCGCCCCGACCCCCTGCTGCGCGAATCCGCGGCGATCCTGGCCGACGCGGTACGCCTGCTCAACGCCGACCGCACGCTGTCGGCGCAGGTACTGCCGCAGGCCGCGACCCCCGGTCACTGGGCGGACTGA
- the lipB gene encoding lipoyl(octanoyl) transferase LipB: MSDSAGALDPVTELAHRAPPPALVRDLGRRAYEPVWRAMQAFTDARGPDTPDELWLVEHDPVFTLGQAGKPEHVLMPGDIPVLHVDRGGQVTYHGPGQIVLYPLLDLKRLKVGVREYVERIEQAVIDTLAEWNIEGSRREGAPGIYVGGAKVMALGIRVRRGCTFHGLAFNIAMDLSPFHRINPCGYAGLQVTSVVDLGGPSGLDAVKPVLIDQIARQFGLAVVIADATDPAPAADFASGS; the protein is encoded by the coding sequence ATGAGCGATTCGGCAGGCGCCCTCGATCCGGTCACGGAGCTCGCGCATCGCGCACCTCCGCCGGCCTTGGTGCGCGACCTGGGCCGCCGTGCCTACGAGCCGGTGTGGCGGGCGATGCAGGCCTTCACCGATGCCCGCGGCCCCGACACGCCCGACGAGTTGTGGCTGGTCGAGCACGATCCGGTTTTCACCCTGGGCCAGGCGGGCAAACCCGAGCATGTCCTCATGCCGGGCGACATTCCGGTTCTTCATGTCGACCGCGGCGGGCAGGTCACCTACCACGGCCCGGGCCAGATCGTGCTGTACCCGCTGCTCGACCTGAAACGGCTGAAGGTGGGCGTGCGCGAATACGTCGAGCGCATCGAACAGGCGGTCATCGACACGCTTGCCGAGTGGAATATCGAGGGGTCCCGGCGCGAAGGCGCGCCCGGCATCTACGTCGGTGGCGCCAAGGTCATGGCCCTGGGCATCCGCGTCCGGCGCGGCTGCACCTTCCATGGACTGGCCTTCAACATCGCCATGGACCTGTCGCCTTTCCACCGCATCAACCCCTGCGGTTACGCCGGGCTCCAGGTGACCTCGGTGGTAGACTTGGGCGGCCCTTCCGGGCTGGATGCCGTCAAACCGGTGCTGATCGACCAGATCGCCCGACAGTTCGGACTGGCGGTGGTCATCGCCGACGCGACGGACCCCGCGCCCGCCGCGGACTTCGCTTCCGGATCCTGA
- a CDS encoding DUF493 family protein: MEIRSDNPEHGFQFPGTFELSAMGTADKDLETVLPTLLLDAGLEVVHEAVSWKHSSNGRYVSVRISFRAENREQYDLAHQVLREHPEVKWTL, encoded by the coding sequence ATGGAAATCCGATCCGACAACCCCGAGCACGGCTTCCAGTTTCCCGGCACATTCGAGCTGTCCGCCATGGGCACCGCCGACAAGGACCTGGAGACCGTGCTGCCCACGCTCCTGCTCGATGCAGGCCTCGAGGTCGTGCACGAAGCGGTGAGCTGGAAGCACTCCTCCAACGGGCGCTACGTGTCGGTCCGGATCAGCTTCCGCGCCGAGAACCGCGAGCAGTACGACCTCGCGCACCAGGTGTTGCGGGAGCATCCCGAGGTGAAGTGGACGCTGTGA
- a CDS encoding CsgG/HfaB family protein, with protein sequence MTSSFRSSTLTLIGTGLAIAAVLATPAARAASAQEVKAQKTAEIPVCSKNLGAIAVIEPENHWWSSYQLESPAALIKLFVNRSRCFTLLDRGKGLAAAQGERDLAASGELRGRSNIGKGQMRAADYVLVPDLINANSNAGGNAIGGLLGGLVGGNAGAVLGGINMKKKSADVLLTVTDVRSSEQLAMAEGHASKTDLGWGGAGSLWTGSHFGSAGASGYSNTEVGQVITLAYLQAYSDLVAELGGLPANASAANVQQAVSMTRPGRLFTNAQGKGVVRDLDPGMLLYPTGQKQGVMWEVEDELGNKGWVSSSLVELAR encoded by the coding sequence ATGACGTCATCGTTCCGCAGCAGCACCCTCACCCTGATTGGCACGGGCCTGGCCATCGCCGCCGTGCTCGCCACGCCCGCCGCCCGCGCCGCCAGCGCGCAGGAAGTGAAGGCGCAGAAGACCGCCGAAATCCCGGTGTGCAGCAAGAACCTGGGCGCGATCGCGGTGATCGAGCCGGAAAACCACTGGTGGAGCAGCTACCAGCTCGAGTCCCCCGCCGCGCTGATCAAGCTGTTCGTCAACCGCTCCCGGTGTTTCACCCTGCTCGACCGTGGCAAGGGCCTGGCCGCCGCGCAGGGTGAGCGCGACCTGGCCGCCAGCGGCGAGCTGCGCGGACGTTCCAACATCGGCAAGGGCCAGATGCGCGCCGCCGACTACGTGCTCGTCCCCGACCTCATCAATGCCAACTCCAACGCCGGCGGCAACGCGATCGGCGGACTGCTGGGCGGCCTGGTCGGCGGCAATGCCGGCGCGGTGCTCGGCGGCATCAATATGAAGAAGAAGTCGGCCGACGTGCTGCTCACCGTCACCGACGTGCGCTCCTCCGAACAGCTGGCGATGGCCGAAGGCCACGCCTCCAAGACCGACCTGGGCTGGGGTGGCGCGGGCTCGCTGTGGACCGGCAGCCACTTCGGTTCCGCCGGCGCCAGCGGCTACAGCAACACCGAGGTGGGCCAGGTGATCACCCTGGCCTACCTGCAGGCCTACAGCGACCTGGTCGCCGAGCTGGGCGGCCTGCCGGCCAATGCCTCGGCCGCCAACGTCCAGCAGGCCGTGAGCATGACGCGCCCCGGTCGCCTGTTCACCAATGCCCAGGGCAAGGGCGTGGTGCGCGACCTGGACCCGGGCATGCTGCTCTACCCGACCGGGCAGAAGCAGGGCGTCATGTGGGAAGTCGAGGACGAACTGGGGAACAAGGGCTGGGTGTCCTCGTCGCTGGTGGAACTGGCGCGCTGA